In Notolabrus celidotus isolate fNotCel1 chromosome 10, fNotCel1.pri, whole genome shotgun sequence, one DNA window encodes the following:
- the mid1 gene encoding E3 ubiquitin-protein ligase Midline-1 isoform X1, whose amino-acid sequence METLESELTCPICLELFEDPLLLPCAHSLCFNCAHRILVSHCTPTEPIQSISAFQCPTCRYAITLNQRGLEGLKRNVTLQNIIDRYQKASLSGPNSPNETRRERAAPDRRAMTNPTDRVQCQFCEQDPPQDAVKTCVTCEVSYCDECLKATHPNKKPFTGHRLIEPLLDSHLRGLMCLEHEEEKVNMYCVTDEQLICALCKLVGRHRDHQVAALGDRFDKLKKSPGHFLCVGRDRSHQEADQQALDSNLSSLIKRTSELESLMGKLIQTCQHVEVNASRQENKLLEECDLLINIIQQRRQIIATKIKEGKTVRLRKLAQQIGSCKQCIERSSSLITQADLTLKESDHTRFLQNAKSICERVSMATASSQILLPEINLNDTFDTFALDFSREKKMLESLDYLTAPNPPIIREELCTASYDTITVHWTSDDEFCVVSYELQYAIFTSHSNVVSLCNSADSWMIVPNIKQNHYTVHGLQCGTKYIFIVKAINQAGNRSSEPGKLKTNSQPFKLDPKSAHRKLRVSHDNLTVERDETSSKKSHSQDRFSSHSSYGVTGNVYIDSGRHYWEALIGGSTWFAVGIAYKSAPKHEWVGKNSASWVLSRCNNSWVVRHNCKEMPIEPSPHLRRLGVLLDYDTGSLSFYDAVGSQHLYTFDIAFAQPVCPVFNVWNRCLTVLTGLPIPDHLEGTDFND is encoded by the exons ATGGAAACACTGGAGTCGGAACTGACCTGCCCAATCTGCCTGGAGCTCTTTGAGGACCCACTGCTCTTGCCCTGCGCTCACAGCCTTTGTTTCAACTGTGCCCATCGCATCCTGGTCTCACACTGCACCCCCACCGAGCCAATTCAATCCATCAGCGCCTTCCAGTGCCCGACCTGTCGCTATGCCATCACTCTGAACCAGAGGGGCCTAGAGGGACTGAAACGCAACGTGACATTACAGAACATCATTGACCGCTACCAGAAGGCTTCTCTGAGCGGACCTAACTCTCCTAACGAGACCCGGCGTGAGCGAGCCGCCCCCGACAGAAGAGCCATGACAAATCCCACTGACCGGGTGCAGTGTCAGTTCTGTGAGCAGGACCCTCCACAGGACGCTGTGAAGACCTGCGTCACCTGCGAGGTGTCATACTGCGACGAGTGTCTCAAGGCCACCCACCCCAACAAGAAGCCTTTCACGGGCCATCGACTAATCGAGCCGCTGCTGGACTCCCATCTGCGAGGGCTCATGTGTCTGGAGCACGAAGAGGAGAAGGTCAACATGTACTGTGTGACAGACGAACAGTTGATCTGTGCTTTGTGTAAGCTGGTTGGCCGACACCGGGACCACCAAGTGGCAGCCCTCGGCGACCGCTTTGACAAACTGAAG AAATCTCCTGGCCACTTTCTCTGTGTGGGGCGTGATCGTTCACACCAGGAGGCCGACCAG CAAGCCTTGGATTCCAACCTCAGCAGTCTAATCAAGAGGACCAGTGAGTTGGAAAGTCTGATGGGCAAACTTATCCAAACCTGCCAACATGTGGAG GTTAATGCATCACGACAAGAAAACAAGCTGCTGGAGGAGTGCGACCTGCTGATTAATATCATacagcagaggagacagatCATAGCTACCAAGATAAAGGAGGGGAAG ACTGTGCGGCTGAGGAAACTAGCCCAGCAGATCGGCAGCTGCAAACAGTGCATTGAGAGGTCCTCATCACTCATCACTCAGGCTGACCTAACTCTTAAAGAGAGTGATCACACCCGCTTCCTCCAGAACGCTAAAAGCATCTGTGAGAG aGTTTCAATGGCAACAGCATCATCCCAAATCCTATTACCAGAAATCAACCTGAATGACACCTTCGATACTTTCGCTTTGGACTTCTCACGGGAGAAGAAAATGCTGGAAAGCTTGGATTACCTCACAG CACCAAATCCACCCATAATCCGTGAGGAATTATGTACAGCTTCGTATGACACAATCACAGTCCACTGGACATCAGATGATGAATTCTGTGTGGTATCATATGAACTTCAGTATGCCATCTTCACCAGCCACTCCAACGTTGTCA GTTTGTGTAACTCCGCTGATAGCTGGATGATTGTaccaaacatcaaacaaaacCACTACACTGTGCATGGCCTCCAGTGTGGCACAAAGTATATCTTCATAGTGAAGGCCATAAACCAGGCTGGAAACCGCAGCAGTGAACCAGGGAAGCTCAAGACCAACA gTCAACCCTTCAAGCTGGACCCAAAGTCAGCTCACAGGAAGCTGAGGGTGTCACATGACAACCTGACAGTGGAGAGGGACGAGACATCATCCAAGAAGAGCCATAGTCAGGATCGCTTCTCAAGCCACAGCAGCTACGGTGTCACAGGAAACGTCTACATCGACAGCGGACGCCATTACTGGGAGGCTCTGATTGGAGGAAGCACATG GTTTGCTGTCGGCATTGCATACAAATCAGCACCAAAGCACGAGTGGGTTGGCAAAAACTCCGCCTCCTGGGTACTGTCTCGGTGCAACAACTCATGGGTTGTGCGTCACAACTGTAAGGAGATGCCCATCGAGCCGTCACCCCACCTGAGGAGGCTCGGGGTATTGTTGGACTACGACACTggatctctctctttctacgACGCCGTCGGCTCCCAGCATTTGTACACATTTGACATCGCCTTTGCTCAGCCTGTGTGCCCTGTGTTTAACGTGTGGAACAGATGTTTAACAGTCCTCACTGGACTGCCAATCCCGGATCACTTAGAGGGGACAGACTTCAATGACTGA
- the mid1 gene encoding E3 ubiquitin-protein ligase Midline-1 isoform X2, which translates to METLESELTCPICLELFEDPLLLPCAHSLCFNCAHRILVSHCTPTEPIQSISAFQCPTCRYAITLNQRGLEGLKRNVTLQNIIDRYQKASLSGPNSPNETRRERAAPDRRAMTNPTDRVQCQFCEQDPPQDAVKTCVTCEVSYCDECLKATHPNKKPFTGHRLIEPLLDSHLRGLMCLEHEEEKVNMYCVTDEQLICALCKLVGRHRDHQVAALGDRFDKLKQALDSNLSSLIKRTSELESLMGKLIQTCQHVEVNASRQENKLLEECDLLINIIQQRRQIIATKIKEGKTVRLRKLAQQIGSCKQCIERSSSLITQADLTLKESDHTRFLQNAKSICERVSMATASSQILLPEINLNDTFDTFALDFSREKKMLESLDYLTAPNPPIIREELCTASYDTITVHWTSDDEFCVVSYELQYAIFTSHSNVVSLCNSADSWMIVPNIKQNHYTVHGLQCGTKYIFIVKAINQAGNRSSEPGKLKTNSQPFKLDPKSAHRKLRVSHDNLTVERDETSSKKSHSQDRFSSHSSYGVTGNVYIDSGRHYWEALIGGSTWFAVGIAYKSAPKHEWVGKNSASWVLSRCNNSWVVRHNCKEMPIEPSPHLRRLGVLLDYDTGSLSFYDAVGSQHLYTFDIAFAQPVCPVFNVWNRCLTVLTGLPIPDHLEGTDFND; encoded by the exons ATGGAAACACTGGAGTCGGAACTGACCTGCCCAATCTGCCTGGAGCTCTTTGAGGACCCACTGCTCTTGCCCTGCGCTCACAGCCTTTGTTTCAACTGTGCCCATCGCATCCTGGTCTCACACTGCACCCCCACCGAGCCAATTCAATCCATCAGCGCCTTCCAGTGCCCGACCTGTCGCTATGCCATCACTCTGAACCAGAGGGGCCTAGAGGGACTGAAACGCAACGTGACATTACAGAACATCATTGACCGCTACCAGAAGGCTTCTCTGAGCGGACCTAACTCTCCTAACGAGACCCGGCGTGAGCGAGCCGCCCCCGACAGAAGAGCCATGACAAATCCCACTGACCGGGTGCAGTGTCAGTTCTGTGAGCAGGACCCTCCACAGGACGCTGTGAAGACCTGCGTCACCTGCGAGGTGTCATACTGCGACGAGTGTCTCAAGGCCACCCACCCCAACAAGAAGCCTTTCACGGGCCATCGACTAATCGAGCCGCTGCTGGACTCCCATCTGCGAGGGCTCATGTGTCTGGAGCACGAAGAGGAGAAGGTCAACATGTACTGTGTGACAGACGAACAGTTGATCTGTGCTTTGTGTAAGCTGGTTGGCCGACACCGGGACCACCAAGTGGCAGCCCTCGGCGACCGCTTTGACAAACTGAAG CAAGCCTTGGATTCCAACCTCAGCAGTCTAATCAAGAGGACCAGTGAGTTGGAAAGTCTGATGGGCAAACTTATCCAAACCTGCCAACATGTGGAG GTTAATGCATCACGACAAGAAAACAAGCTGCTGGAGGAGTGCGACCTGCTGATTAATATCATacagcagaggagacagatCATAGCTACCAAGATAAAGGAGGGGAAG ACTGTGCGGCTGAGGAAACTAGCCCAGCAGATCGGCAGCTGCAAACAGTGCATTGAGAGGTCCTCATCACTCATCACTCAGGCTGACCTAACTCTTAAAGAGAGTGATCACACCCGCTTCCTCCAGAACGCTAAAAGCATCTGTGAGAG aGTTTCAATGGCAACAGCATCATCCCAAATCCTATTACCAGAAATCAACCTGAATGACACCTTCGATACTTTCGCTTTGGACTTCTCACGGGAGAAGAAAATGCTGGAAAGCTTGGATTACCTCACAG CACCAAATCCACCCATAATCCGTGAGGAATTATGTACAGCTTCGTATGACACAATCACAGTCCACTGGACATCAGATGATGAATTCTGTGTGGTATCATATGAACTTCAGTATGCCATCTTCACCAGCCACTCCAACGTTGTCA GTTTGTGTAACTCCGCTGATAGCTGGATGATTGTaccaaacatcaaacaaaacCACTACACTGTGCATGGCCTCCAGTGTGGCACAAAGTATATCTTCATAGTGAAGGCCATAAACCAGGCTGGAAACCGCAGCAGTGAACCAGGGAAGCTCAAGACCAACA gTCAACCCTTCAAGCTGGACCCAAAGTCAGCTCACAGGAAGCTGAGGGTGTCACATGACAACCTGACAGTGGAGAGGGACGAGACATCATCCAAGAAGAGCCATAGTCAGGATCGCTTCTCAAGCCACAGCAGCTACGGTGTCACAGGAAACGTCTACATCGACAGCGGACGCCATTACTGGGAGGCTCTGATTGGAGGAAGCACATG GTTTGCTGTCGGCATTGCATACAAATCAGCACCAAAGCACGAGTGGGTTGGCAAAAACTCCGCCTCCTGGGTACTGTCTCGGTGCAACAACTCATGGGTTGTGCGTCACAACTGTAAGGAGATGCCCATCGAGCCGTCACCCCACCTGAGGAGGCTCGGGGTATTGTTGGACTACGACACTggatctctctctttctacgACGCCGTCGGCTCCCAGCATTTGTACACATTTGACATCGCCTTTGCTCAGCCTGTGTGCCCTGTGTTTAACGTGTGGAACAGATGTTTAACAGTCCTCACTGGACTGCCAATCCCGGATCACTTAGAGGGGACAGACTTCAATGACTGA
- the mid1 gene encoding E3 ubiquitin-protein ligase Midline-1 isoform X3, whose amino-acid sequence METLESELTCPICLELFEDPLLLPCAHSLCFNCAHRILVSHCTPTEPIQSISAFQCPTCRYAITLNQRGLEGLKRNVTLQNIIDRYQKASLSGPNSPNETRRERAAPDRRAMTNPTDRVQCQFCEQDPPQDAVKTCVTCEVSYCDECLKATHPNKKPFTGHRLIEPLLDSHLRGLMCLEHEEEKVNMYCVTDEQLICALCKLVGRHRDHQVAALGDRFDKLKQALDSNLSSLIKRTSELESLMGKLIQTCQHVEVNASRQENKLLEECDLLINIIQQRRQIIATKIKEGKTVRLRKLAQQIGSCKQCIERSSSLITQADLTLKESDHTRFLQNAKSICERVSMATASSQILLPEINLNDTFDTFALDFSREKKMLESLDYLTAPNPPIIREELCTASYDTITVHWTSDDEFCVVSYELQYAIFTSHSNVVSLCNSADSWMIVPNIKQNHYTVHGLQCGTKYIFIVKAINQAGNRSSEPGKLKTNSQPFKLDPKSAHRKLRVSHDNLTVERDETSSKKSHSQDRFSSHSSYGVTGNVYIDSGRHYWEALIGGSTW is encoded by the exons ATGGAAACACTGGAGTCGGAACTGACCTGCCCAATCTGCCTGGAGCTCTTTGAGGACCCACTGCTCTTGCCCTGCGCTCACAGCCTTTGTTTCAACTGTGCCCATCGCATCCTGGTCTCACACTGCACCCCCACCGAGCCAATTCAATCCATCAGCGCCTTCCAGTGCCCGACCTGTCGCTATGCCATCACTCTGAACCAGAGGGGCCTAGAGGGACTGAAACGCAACGTGACATTACAGAACATCATTGACCGCTACCAGAAGGCTTCTCTGAGCGGACCTAACTCTCCTAACGAGACCCGGCGTGAGCGAGCCGCCCCCGACAGAAGAGCCATGACAAATCCCACTGACCGGGTGCAGTGTCAGTTCTGTGAGCAGGACCCTCCACAGGACGCTGTGAAGACCTGCGTCACCTGCGAGGTGTCATACTGCGACGAGTGTCTCAAGGCCACCCACCCCAACAAGAAGCCTTTCACGGGCCATCGACTAATCGAGCCGCTGCTGGACTCCCATCTGCGAGGGCTCATGTGTCTGGAGCACGAAGAGGAGAAGGTCAACATGTACTGTGTGACAGACGAACAGTTGATCTGTGCTTTGTGTAAGCTGGTTGGCCGACACCGGGACCACCAAGTGGCAGCCCTCGGCGACCGCTTTGACAAACTGAAG CAAGCCTTGGATTCCAACCTCAGCAGTCTAATCAAGAGGACCAGTGAGTTGGAAAGTCTGATGGGCAAACTTATCCAAACCTGCCAACATGTGGAG GTTAATGCATCACGACAAGAAAACAAGCTGCTGGAGGAGTGCGACCTGCTGATTAATATCATacagcagaggagacagatCATAGCTACCAAGATAAAGGAGGGGAAG ACTGTGCGGCTGAGGAAACTAGCCCAGCAGATCGGCAGCTGCAAACAGTGCATTGAGAGGTCCTCATCACTCATCACTCAGGCTGACCTAACTCTTAAAGAGAGTGATCACACCCGCTTCCTCCAGAACGCTAAAAGCATCTGTGAGAG aGTTTCAATGGCAACAGCATCATCCCAAATCCTATTACCAGAAATCAACCTGAATGACACCTTCGATACTTTCGCTTTGGACTTCTCACGGGAGAAGAAAATGCTGGAAAGCTTGGATTACCTCACAG CACCAAATCCACCCATAATCCGTGAGGAATTATGTACAGCTTCGTATGACACAATCACAGTCCACTGGACATCAGATGATGAATTCTGTGTGGTATCATATGAACTTCAGTATGCCATCTTCACCAGCCACTCCAACGTTGTCA GTTTGTGTAACTCCGCTGATAGCTGGATGATTGTaccaaacatcaaacaaaacCACTACACTGTGCATGGCCTCCAGTGTGGCACAAAGTATATCTTCATAGTGAAGGCCATAAACCAGGCTGGAAACCGCAGCAGTGAACCAGGGAAGCTCAAGACCAACA gTCAACCCTTCAAGCTGGACCCAAAGTCAGCTCACAGGAAGCTGAGGGTGTCACATGACAACCTGACAGTGGAGAGGGACGAGACATCATCCAAGAAGAGCCATAGTCAGGATCGCTTCTCAAGCCACAGCAGCTACGGTGTCACAGGAAACGTCTACATCGACAGCGGACGCCATTACTGGGAGGCTCTGATTGGAGGAAGCACATGGTAA